A DNA window from Piliocolobus tephrosceles isolate RC106 chromosome 9, ASM277652v3, whole genome shotgun sequence contains the following coding sequences:
- the OGDHL gene encoding 2-oxoglutarate dehydrogenase-like, mitochondrial isoform X3: MRKLSPEKGRHGLRMNQLRLLPSRLGAQAARLLAAHEVPVFGWRSRSSGPPATFPSSKGGGSSSYMEEMYFAWLENPRSVHKSWDNFFRKASEEASSGSAQPWPPSVVRESRSAVSSRTKTSKLVEDHLAVQSLIRAYQIRGHHVAQLDPLGILDADLDSFVPSDLITTIDKLAFYDLQEADLDKEFQLPTTTFIGGSENTLSLREIIRRLENTYCQHIGLEFMFINDVEQCQWIRQKFETPGVMQFSSEEKRTLLARLVRSMRFEDFLARKWSSEKRFGLEGCEVMIPALKTIIDKSSEMGIENVILGMPHRGRLNVLANVIRKDLEQIFCQFDPKLEAADEGSGDVKYHLGMYHERINRVTNRNITLSLVANPSHLEAVDPVVQGKTKAEQFYRGDVQGKKVMSILVHGDAAFAGQGVVYETFHLSDLPSYTTNGTVHVVVNNQIGFTTDPRMARSSPYPTDVARVVNAPIFHVNADDPEAVIYVCSVAAEWRNTFNKDVVVDLVCYRRRGHNEMDEPMFTQPLMYKQIHRQVPVLKKYADKLIAEGTVTLQEFEEEIAKYDRICEEAYGRSKDKKILHIKHWLDSPWPGFFNVDGEPKSMTCPATGIPEDVLTHIGSVASSVPLEDFKIHTGLSRILRGRADMTKNRTVDWALAEYMAFGSLLKEGIHVRLSGQDVERGTFSHRHHVLHDQEVDRRTCVPMNHLWPDQAPYTVCNSSLSEYGVLGFELGYAMASPNALVLWEAQFGDFHNTAQCIIDQFISTGQAKWVRHNGIVLLLPHGMEGMGPEHSSARPERFLQMSNDDSDAYPAFTKDFEVSQLYDCNWIVVNCSTPANYFHVLRRQILLPFRKPLIIFTPKSLLRHPEAKSSFDQMVSGTSFQRVIPEDGAAARAPEQVQRLIFCTGKVYYDLVKERSSQGLEEKVAITRLEQISPFPFDLIKQEAEKYPGAELAWCQEEHKNMGYYDYISPRFMTILRRTRPIWYVGRDPAAAPATGNRNTHLVSLKKFLDTAFNLQAFEGKTF, translated from the exons atgagaaaactgagtcccgAGAAAGGGCGGCATGGCCTGAG AATGAATCAGCTGAGGCTGTTGCCGTCCCGTCTTGGGGCACAGGCTGCGAGGCTTCTGGCCGCACATGAAGTCCCAGTGTTTGGCTGGCGCAGCAGGTCCTCCGGGCCACCGGCCACCTTCCCAAGCAGCAAAGGTGGAGGCAGCTCCAGTTACATGGAGGAGATGTACTTCGCCTGGTTGGAAAACCCCCGGAGTGTCCACAAG TCCTGGGACAACTTCTTCCGGAAAGCCAGCGAGGAAGCCTCTTCTGGCTCTGCTCAGCCATGGCCCCCTTCTGTTGTCCGTGAGAGCAGGTCTGCAGTCTCAAGCCGGACCAAGACCAGCAAGTTAGTGGAGGACCACCTGGCCGTGCAGTCCCTGATCCGGGCCTACCAG ATCCGTGGTCACCATGTGGCGCAGCTGGACCCCCTGGGCATTCTGGATGCAGACCTGGACTCCTTTGTGCCCTCAGACTTGATCACAACCATTGATAAACTGG CCTTCTATGACCTGCAGGAGGCTGACCTTGATAAGGAGTTCCAGCTGCCCACGACCACCTTCATCGGGGGCTCTGAAAACACCCTCTCTCTGCGGGAGATCATTCGACGCCTGGAG AACACTTACTGCCAGCACATTGGCCTGGAGTTCATGTTCATCAACGATGTGGAGCAGTGCCAGTGGATCCGGCAGAAGTTTGAGACCCCTGGTGTGATGCAGTTCTCCAGCGAGGAGAAGCGGACACTGCTGGCCCGGCTGGTGCGCTCCATGAG GTTTGAAGACTTCCTGGCCCGGAAGTGGTCCTCAGAGAAGCGGTTTGGCCTGGAGGGCTGTGAAGTGATGATTCCTGCCCTCAAGACCATCATCGACAAATCCAGCGAGATGGGGATCGAGAATGTCATCTTGGGGATGCCACACAG GGGCAGGCTGAACGTGCTGGCCAACGTGATCCGCAAGGACCTGGAGCAGATCTTCTGCCAGTTTGACCCCAAGCTGGAGGCGGCAGACGAG GGCTCCGGGGACGTCAAGTACCACCTGGGCATGTACCACGAGAGGATCAACCGTGTCACCAACCGGAACATCACTCTGTCACTGGTCGCCAACCCCTCCCACCTGGAGGCAGTGGACCCTGTGGTGCAGGGGAAGACAAAGGCAGAGCAGTTCTACCGTGGAGACGTCCAGGGCAAGAAG GTCATGTCCATCCTGGTTCATGGGGATGCCGCCTTTGCCGGCCAGGGTGTGGTATATGAGACCTTCCACCTGAGCGACCTGCCCTCCTACACAACCAACGGTACCGTGCACGTCGTCGTCAACAACCAG ATTGGATTCACCACAGACCCCCGAATGGCCCGTTCCTCACCATACCCCACCGACGTGGCCCGGGTGGTCAATGCACCCATCTTCCATGTGAACGCCGATGACCCAGAGGCTGTGATATATGTGTGCAGTGTGGCAGCCGAATGGAGAAACACTTTCAACAAAGATGTTGTCGTAGACCTG GTCTGTTACCGCCGGCGCGGCCACAATGAGATGGACGAGCCCATGTTCACCCAGCCACTCATGTACAAGCAGATCCACAGACAGGTGCCTGTGCTGAAGAAGTATGCAGACAAGCTAATTGCCGAGGGCACGGTCACCCtgcaggagtttgag GAAGAAATTGCGAAATACGACCGGATCTGTGAGGAGGCTTATGGCAGGTCCAAGGATAAAAAGATCCTGCATATAAAGCACTGGTTGGACTCCCCCTGGCCTG GCTTCTTCAACGTAGATGGGGAGCCCAAGAGCATGACGTGCCCAGCCACGGGGATCCCTGAGGACGTGCTCACCCACATCGGCAGCGTGGCCAGCTCTGTGCCCCTGGAGGACTTTAAGATCCACACCG GCCTCTCTCGCATTCTGCGGGGCCGTGCGGACATGACCAAGAACCGGACAGTGGATTGGGCGCTGGCAGAGTACATGGCCTTTGGCTCCCTGCTGAAAGAGGGCATCCACGTGCGGCTCAGCGGGCAGGATGTGGAGAGGGGCACGTTCAG TCACCGGCACCACGTTCTCCATGACCAGGAGGTTGACCGCAGGACGTGTGTGCCTATGAATCATCTCTGGCCTGACCAGGCCCCGTACACCGTGTGCAACAGCTCCCTCTCGGAGTACGGAGTCCTGG GCTTTGAGCTGGGCTATGCCATGGCCAGCCCCAATGCCCTGGTCCTCTGGGAGGCCCAGTTTGGGGACTTCCACAACACGGCCCAGTGTATCATCGACCAGTTCATCAGCACCGGCCAGGCCAAGTGGGTGCGGCATAACGGCATTGTGCTGCTGCTGCCCCATGGCATGGAAGGCATG GGCCCAGAGCACTCGTCTGCGAGGCCCGAGAGGTTCCTGCAGATGAGCAATGATGACTCCGATGCCTACCCC GCATTCACCAAGGACTTCGAGGTGAGTCAGCTCTATGACTGCAACTGGATCGTGGTCAACTGCTCCACACCAGCCAACTACTTCCACGTGCTGCGCCGGCAGATCCTGCTGCCCTTCCGCAAGCCG CTGATTATCTTCACACCTAAATCTCTGCTGAGGCACCCAGAGGCCAAGTCCAGCTTTGACCAAATGGTATCCG GGACCAGCTTCCAGCGGGTGATTCCTGAAGATGGGGCTGCAGCGCGGGCCCCTGagcaggtgcagcggctcatctTCTGCACGGGAAAGGTGTACTATGACCTGGTGAAGGAGCGGAGCAGCCAGGGCCTGGAGGAGAAGGTGGCCATCACGCGCCTGGAGCAG ATCTCTCCATTCCCCTTTGACCTGATCAAGCAAGAGGCAGAGAAGTACCCAGGTGCGGAGCTGGCCTGGTGTCAGGAGGAGCACAAGAACATGGGCTACTATGACTACATCAGCCCACGCTTCATGACCATCCTGAGGCGCACGCGGCCCATATG GTATGTCGGCCGGGACCCAGCGGCTGCACCAGCCACAGGAAACAGGAACACTCACCTGGTGTCACTGAAGAAGTTTCTGGATACTGCCTTCAATCTCCAGGCCTTTGAGGGCAAGACATTTTAG
- the OGDHL gene encoding 2-oxoglutarate dehydrogenase-like, mitochondrial isoform X9 produces the protein MYHERINRVTNRNITLSLVANPSHLEAVDPVVQGKTKAEQFYRGDVQGKKVMSILVHGDAAFAGQGVVYETFHLSDLPSYTTNGTVHVVVNNQVCYRRRGHNEMDEPMFTQPLMYKQIHRQVPVLKKYADKLIAEGTVTLQEFEEEIAKYDRICEEAYGRSKDKKILHIKHWLDSPWPGFFNVDGEPKSMTCPATGIPEDVLTHIGSVASSVPLEDFKIHTGLSRILRGRADMTKNRTVDWALAEYMAFGSLLKEGIHVRLSGQDVERGTFSHRHHVLHDQEVDRRTCVPMNHLWPDQAPYTVCNSSLSEYGVLGFELGYAMASPNALVLWEAQFGDFHNTAQCIIDQFISTGQAKWVRHNGIVLLLPHGMEGMGPEHSSARPERFLQMSNDDSDAYPAFTKDFEVSQLYDCNWIVVNCSTPANYFHVLRRQILLPFRKPLIIFTPKSLLRHPEAKSSFDQMVSGTSFQRVIPEDGAAARAPEQVQRLIFCTGKVYYDLVKERSSQGLEEKVAITRLEQISPFPFDLIKQEAEKYPGAELAWCQEEHKNMGYYDYISPRFMTILRRTRPIWYVGRDPAAAPATGNRNTHLVSLKKFLDTAFNLQAFEGKTF, from the exons ATGTACCACGAGAGGATCAACCGTGTCACCAACCGGAACATCACTCTGTCACTGGTCGCCAACCCCTCCCACCTGGAGGCAGTGGACCCTGTGGTGCAGGGGAAGACAAAGGCAGAGCAGTTCTACCGTGGAGACGTCCAGGGCAAGAAG GTCATGTCCATCCTGGTTCATGGGGATGCCGCCTTTGCCGGCCAGGGTGTGGTATATGAGACCTTCCACCTGAGCGACCTGCCCTCCTACACAACCAACGGTACCGTGCACGTCGTCGTCAACAACCAG GTCTGTTACCGCCGGCGCGGCCACAATGAGATGGACGAGCCCATGTTCACCCAGCCACTCATGTACAAGCAGATCCACAGACAGGTGCCTGTGCTGAAGAAGTATGCAGACAAGCTAATTGCCGAGGGCACGGTCACCCtgcaggagtttgag GAAGAAATTGCGAAATACGACCGGATCTGTGAGGAGGCTTATGGCAGGTCCAAGGATAAAAAGATCCTGCATATAAAGCACTGGTTGGACTCCCCCTGGCCTG GCTTCTTCAACGTAGATGGGGAGCCCAAGAGCATGACGTGCCCAGCCACGGGGATCCCTGAGGACGTGCTCACCCACATCGGCAGCGTGGCCAGCTCTGTGCCCCTGGAGGACTTTAAGATCCACACCG GCCTCTCTCGCATTCTGCGGGGCCGTGCGGACATGACCAAGAACCGGACAGTGGATTGGGCGCTGGCAGAGTACATGGCCTTTGGCTCCCTGCTGAAAGAGGGCATCCACGTGCGGCTCAGCGGGCAGGATGTGGAGAGGGGCACGTTCAG TCACCGGCACCACGTTCTCCATGACCAGGAGGTTGACCGCAGGACGTGTGTGCCTATGAATCATCTCTGGCCTGACCAGGCCCCGTACACCGTGTGCAACAGCTCCCTCTCGGAGTACGGAGTCCTGG GCTTTGAGCTGGGCTATGCCATGGCCAGCCCCAATGCCCTGGTCCTCTGGGAGGCCCAGTTTGGGGACTTCCACAACACGGCCCAGTGTATCATCGACCAGTTCATCAGCACCGGCCAGGCCAAGTGGGTGCGGCATAACGGCATTGTGCTGCTGCTGCCCCATGGCATGGAAGGCATG GGCCCAGAGCACTCGTCTGCGAGGCCCGAGAGGTTCCTGCAGATGAGCAATGATGACTCCGATGCCTACCCC GCATTCACCAAGGACTTCGAGGTGAGTCAGCTCTATGACTGCAACTGGATCGTGGTCAACTGCTCCACACCAGCCAACTACTTCCACGTGCTGCGCCGGCAGATCCTGCTGCCCTTCCGCAAGCCG CTGATTATCTTCACACCTAAATCTCTGCTGAGGCACCCAGAGGCCAAGTCCAGCTTTGACCAAATGGTATCCG GGACCAGCTTCCAGCGGGTGATTCCTGAAGATGGGGCTGCAGCGCGGGCCCCTGagcaggtgcagcggctcatctTCTGCACGGGAAAGGTGTACTATGACCTGGTGAAGGAGCGGAGCAGCCAGGGCCTGGAGGAGAAGGTGGCCATCACGCGCCTGGAGCAG ATCTCTCCATTCCCCTTTGACCTGATCAAGCAAGAGGCAGAGAAGTACCCAGGTGCGGAGCTGGCCTGGTGTCAGGAGGAGCACAAGAACATGGGCTACTATGACTACATCAGCCCACGCTTCATGACCATCCTGAGGCGCACGCGGCCCATATG GTATGTCGGCCGGGACCCAGCGGCTGCACCAGCCACAGGAAACAGGAACACTCACCTGGTGTCACTGAAGAAGTTTCTGGATACTGCCTTCAATCTCCAGGCCTTTGAGGGCAAGACATTTTAG
- the OGDHL gene encoding 2-oxoglutarate dehydrogenase-like, mitochondrial isoform X8, whose amino-acid sequence MFINDVEQCQWIRQKFETPGVMQFSSEEKRTLLARLVRSMRFEDFLARKWSSEKRFGLEGCEVMIPALKTIIDKSSEMGIENVILGMPHRGRLNVLANVIRKDLEQIFCQFDPKLEAADEGSGDVKYHLGMYHERINRVTNRNITLSLVANPSHLEAVDPVVQGKTKAEQFYRGDVQGKKVMSILVHGDAAFAGQGVVYETFHLSDLPSYTTNGTVHVVVNNQIGFTTDPRMARSSPYPTDVARVVNAPIFHVNADDPEAVIYVCSVAAEWRNTFNKDVVVDLVCYRRRGHNEMDEPMFTQPLMYKQIHRQVPVLKKYADKLIAEGTVTLQEFEEEIAKYDRICEEAYGRSKDKKILHIKHWLDSPWPGFFNVDGEPKSMTCPATGIPEDVLTHIGSVASSVPLEDFKIHTGLSRILRGRADMTKNRTVDWALAEYMAFGSLLKEGIHVRLSGQDVERGTFSHRHHVLHDQEVDRRTCVPMNHLWPDQAPYTVCNSSLSEYGVLGFELGYAMASPNALVLWEAQFGDFHNTAQCIIDQFISTGQAKWVRHNGIVLLLPHGMEGMGPEHSSARPERFLQMSNDDSDAYPAFTKDFEVSQLYDCNWIVVNCSTPANYFHVLRRQILLPFRKPLIIFTPKSLLRHPEAKSSFDQMVSGTSFQRVIPEDGAAARAPEQVQRLIFCTGKVYYDLVKERSSQGLEEKVAITRLEQISPFPFDLIKQEAEKYPGAELAWCQEEHKNMGYYDYISPRFMTILRRTRPIWYVGRDPAAAPATGNRNTHLVSLKKFLDTAFNLQAFEGKTF is encoded by the exons ATGTTCATCAACGATGTGGAGCAGTGCCAGTGGATCCGGCAGAAGTTTGAGACCCCTGGTGTGATGCAGTTCTCCAGCGAGGAGAAGCGGACACTGCTGGCCCGGCTGGTGCGCTCCATGAG GTTTGAAGACTTCCTGGCCCGGAAGTGGTCCTCAGAGAAGCGGTTTGGCCTGGAGGGCTGTGAAGTGATGATTCCTGCCCTCAAGACCATCATCGACAAATCCAGCGAGATGGGGATCGAGAATGTCATCTTGGGGATGCCACACAG GGGCAGGCTGAACGTGCTGGCCAACGTGATCCGCAAGGACCTGGAGCAGATCTTCTGCCAGTTTGACCCCAAGCTGGAGGCGGCAGACGAG GGCTCCGGGGACGTCAAGTACCACCTGGGCATGTACCACGAGAGGATCAACCGTGTCACCAACCGGAACATCACTCTGTCACTGGTCGCCAACCCCTCCCACCTGGAGGCAGTGGACCCTGTGGTGCAGGGGAAGACAAAGGCAGAGCAGTTCTACCGTGGAGACGTCCAGGGCAAGAAG GTCATGTCCATCCTGGTTCATGGGGATGCCGCCTTTGCCGGCCAGGGTGTGGTATATGAGACCTTCCACCTGAGCGACCTGCCCTCCTACACAACCAACGGTACCGTGCACGTCGTCGTCAACAACCAG ATTGGATTCACCACAGACCCCCGAATGGCCCGTTCCTCACCATACCCCACCGACGTGGCCCGGGTGGTCAATGCACCCATCTTCCATGTGAACGCCGATGACCCAGAGGCTGTGATATATGTGTGCAGTGTGGCAGCCGAATGGAGAAACACTTTCAACAAAGATGTTGTCGTAGACCTG GTCTGTTACCGCCGGCGCGGCCACAATGAGATGGACGAGCCCATGTTCACCCAGCCACTCATGTACAAGCAGATCCACAGACAGGTGCCTGTGCTGAAGAAGTATGCAGACAAGCTAATTGCCGAGGGCACGGTCACCCtgcaggagtttgag GAAGAAATTGCGAAATACGACCGGATCTGTGAGGAGGCTTATGGCAGGTCCAAGGATAAAAAGATCCTGCATATAAAGCACTGGTTGGACTCCCCCTGGCCTG GCTTCTTCAACGTAGATGGGGAGCCCAAGAGCATGACGTGCCCAGCCACGGGGATCCCTGAGGACGTGCTCACCCACATCGGCAGCGTGGCCAGCTCTGTGCCCCTGGAGGACTTTAAGATCCACACCG GCCTCTCTCGCATTCTGCGGGGCCGTGCGGACATGACCAAGAACCGGACAGTGGATTGGGCGCTGGCAGAGTACATGGCCTTTGGCTCCCTGCTGAAAGAGGGCATCCACGTGCGGCTCAGCGGGCAGGATGTGGAGAGGGGCACGTTCAG TCACCGGCACCACGTTCTCCATGACCAGGAGGTTGACCGCAGGACGTGTGTGCCTATGAATCATCTCTGGCCTGACCAGGCCCCGTACACCGTGTGCAACAGCTCCCTCTCGGAGTACGGAGTCCTGG GCTTTGAGCTGGGCTATGCCATGGCCAGCCCCAATGCCCTGGTCCTCTGGGAGGCCCAGTTTGGGGACTTCCACAACACGGCCCAGTGTATCATCGACCAGTTCATCAGCACCGGCCAGGCCAAGTGGGTGCGGCATAACGGCATTGTGCTGCTGCTGCCCCATGGCATGGAAGGCATG GGCCCAGAGCACTCGTCTGCGAGGCCCGAGAGGTTCCTGCAGATGAGCAATGATGACTCCGATGCCTACCCC GCATTCACCAAGGACTTCGAGGTGAGTCAGCTCTATGACTGCAACTGGATCGTGGTCAACTGCTCCACACCAGCCAACTACTTCCACGTGCTGCGCCGGCAGATCCTGCTGCCCTTCCGCAAGCCG CTGATTATCTTCACACCTAAATCTCTGCTGAGGCACCCAGAGGCCAAGTCCAGCTTTGACCAAATGGTATCCG GGACCAGCTTCCAGCGGGTGATTCCTGAAGATGGGGCTGCAGCGCGGGCCCCTGagcaggtgcagcggctcatctTCTGCACGGGAAAGGTGTACTATGACCTGGTGAAGGAGCGGAGCAGCCAGGGCCTGGAGGAGAAGGTGGCCATCACGCGCCTGGAGCAG ATCTCTCCATTCCCCTTTGACCTGATCAAGCAAGAGGCAGAGAAGTACCCAGGTGCGGAGCTGGCCTGGTGTCAGGAGGAGCACAAGAACATGGGCTACTATGACTACATCAGCCCACGCTTCATGACCATCCTGAGGCGCACGCGGCCCATATG GTATGTCGGCCGGGACCCAGCGGCTGCACCAGCCACAGGAAACAGGAACACTCACCTGGTGTCACTGAAGAAGTTTCTGGATACTGCCTTCAATCTCCAGGCCTTTGAGGGCAAGACATTTTAG